In Amycolatopsis coloradensis, one genomic interval encodes:
- a CDS encoding exopolysaccharide biosynthesis protein produces MIGQVLRGRWRTLVVLALLGALVGAGSSLILSPGYRTTSSVLLQGPREADELLTQAEVATSSVVLDRAAAGLGDGETGADLRDKVATSVAQGNVITIEATGDTAEQTQRMADRIASEFVKYSTQIIAGSGDAAVQQAQERRETLRQQVVQTNQRISELSAKVNEGKTTVESVQLRTELQGLRSSIESAMSSLNAADTASGLGNMVVLGSAELPSSAAAPTWAQLALGGTALFFLIGLFGHLFTARTDRRLRDQEEIAAAIGAPVLATFDAVERPSDGTTLRAKLLRDDRPWNVPRVDVFADEIDSDVLYQRLISRLPHRRLLVVAAHGDTAGLAAAERLAALAGRWFTVVTVSPARPVVADTDAEGVLVVASVGSRSAWELVGIAEAIADAGLATVGTVLIRPVRPTRTRPGTPTPSDHEALAGTA; encoded by the coding sequence ATGATCGGACAGGTTCTGCGCGGGAGGTGGCGGACCCTCGTGGTCCTCGCCCTCCTCGGCGCCCTGGTCGGCGCGGGATCGTCGCTGATCCTTTCCCCCGGCTACCGGACGACGTCCAGCGTGCTGCTGCAGGGCCCGCGCGAGGCGGACGAACTGCTCACCCAGGCCGAGGTGGCGACCAGTTCGGTCGTGCTCGACCGGGCCGCCGCCGGACTCGGTGACGGCGAGACCGGCGCCGATCTGCGGGACAAGGTGGCCACGTCGGTCGCACAGGGCAATGTCATCACCATCGAGGCCACCGGTGACACCGCCGAACAGACGCAGCGGATGGCCGACCGGATCGCGAGCGAGTTCGTGAAGTACTCGACGCAGATCATCGCCGGTTCCGGCGACGCGGCGGTCCAGCAGGCGCAGGAACGCCGCGAGACACTGCGGCAGCAAGTCGTGCAGACCAACCAGCGCATCAGCGAACTCTCCGCGAAGGTCAACGAAGGCAAGACGACCGTCGAGAGCGTCCAGCTCCGCACCGAACTGCAGGGCCTGCGCTCGTCGATCGAGTCGGCGATGTCCAGTTTGAACGCCGCCGACACCGCCAGTGGCCTCGGCAACATGGTCGTCCTCGGCTCGGCCGAGCTGCCGTCCTCGGCGGCCGCGCCCACGTGGGCGCAACTCGCGCTCGGCGGCACGGCGCTGTTCTTCCTCATCGGCCTGTTCGGCCACCTCTTCACCGCCCGCACCGACCGGCGGCTGCGGGACCAGGAGGAGATCGCCGCGGCGATCGGCGCTCCGGTGCTGGCCACCTTCGACGCCGTGGAGCGGCCGTCCGACGGCACCACCTTGCGGGCCAAGCTCCTCCGTGACGACAGGCCGTGGAACGTCCCGCGGGTCGACGTCTTCGCCGACGAGATCGACTCCGACGTCTTGTACCAGCGCCTGATCTCCCGGTTGCCGCACCGGCGGCTGCTCGTGGTCGCCGCGCACGGCGATACCGCCGGGCTGGCGGCCGCCGAACGGCTCGCCGCTCTCGCCGGCCGATGGTTCACCGTCGTGACGGTTTCCCCGGCGCGGCCCGTCGTCGCGGACACCGACGCGGAAGGAGTCCTCGTCGTGGCGAGTGTCGGCTCCCGGTCCGCGTGGGAGCTGGTCGGGATCGCCGAAGCCATCGCCGACGCCGGTCTCGCCACGGTGGGCACCGTGCTGATCCGCCCGGTCCGGCCGACCCGCACCCGCCCCGGTACGCCCACCCCGTCCGACCACGAAGCACTGGCAGGTACCGCGTGA
- a CDS encoding glycosyltransferase family 4 protein, protein MSVLPGKALILVENLSVPFDRRVWQECQTLRDAGWEVHVICPQGTKRDTEAEATIDGVHILRYPLKAATGGPAGYVQEYGSALWHTLRLARKVGRVDVVHACNPPDLLFLVALYLKRQGAKFIFDQHDLCPELYLSRFDRGEDFLYRAVCALERRTYKTADVVIATNESYKDVAVKRGGKSPDDVFVVRSAPVVERFHQVPVEPELKKDKPHLLAYLGVMGPQDGVDYALRALASLRDEVGRTDWHAVFIGSGDAFDAMVALSKELKLDDQVEFTGRIPDADLLRYLSAADVCLSPDPLNPLNDVSTMNKIMEYMAMSRPIVSFELREARVSAGEAALYAPANDEPEFAKLIAHLLDSPDQRAAMGELGRARVAGPLSWENSQKALLAAYAAAVR, encoded by the coding sequence ATGTCGGTCTTGCCTGGTAAAGCTCTCATCCTCGTCGAGAACCTGTCCGTCCCCTTCGATCGCCGCGTCTGGCAGGAGTGCCAGACGCTTCGCGACGCCGGCTGGGAAGTCCACGTCATCTGTCCACAAGGGACGAAGCGGGACACCGAAGCCGAAGCCACCATCGACGGCGTCCACATCCTGCGGTACCCGCTGAAGGCCGCCACCGGTGGTCCGGCCGGGTACGTCCAGGAGTACGGCTCCGCGCTGTGGCACACGCTGCGGCTCGCCCGCAAGGTCGGCCGGGTCGACGTCGTGCACGCCTGCAACCCGCCGGACCTGCTGTTCCTCGTCGCGCTGTACCTCAAGCGCCAGGGCGCGAAGTTCATCTTCGACCAGCACGACCTCTGCCCCGAGCTGTACCTCTCGCGCTTCGACCGCGGCGAGGACTTCCTGTACCGCGCGGTCTGCGCGCTGGAGCGCCGCACGTACAAGACGGCCGACGTCGTCATCGCGACCAACGAGAGCTACAAGGACGTCGCCGTCAAGCGCGGCGGTAAGTCGCCGGACGACGTCTTCGTCGTGCGCAGCGCGCCCGTGGTCGAGCGGTTCCATCAGGTCCCGGTCGAGCCCGAGCTGAAGAAGGACAAGCCGCATCTGCTGGCGTACCTCGGCGTGATGGGCCCGCAGGACGGTGTCGACTACGCCTTGCGCGCGCTCGCGTCGTTGCGTGACGAGGTCGGCCGCACCGATTGGCACGCCGTGTTCATCGGCTCCGGCGACGCTTTCGACGCCATGGTGGCGTTGTCCAAGGAACTGAAGCTCGACGACCAGGTCGAGTTCACCGGCCGGATCCCCGACGCCGACCTTTTGCGCTATCTGTCAGCGGCCGACGTCTGTCTTTCGCCGGATCCCTTGAACCCGCTCAACGACGTGTCGACCATGAACAAGATCATGGAGTACATGGCGATGAGCCGTCCGATCGTTTCCTTCGAGTTGCGGGAGGCCAGGGTTTCGGCCGGAGAGGCCGCCCTTTACGCCCCGGCGAACGACGAGCCGGAGTTCGCGAAGCTGATCGCGCATCTGCTCGACTCGCCGGACCAGCGGGCCGCGATGGGTGAGCTGGGACGGGCGCGCGTCGCCGGTCCGCTGTCGTGGGAGAACTCCCAGAAAGCCCTGCTCGCGGCCTATGCGGCCGCGGTCCGGTGA
- a CDS encoding nucleotide sugar dehydrogenase, with protein sequence MKISVFGLGYVGCVSAACLAGRGHEVVGVDVNPVKIELVSSGKAPVVEERIGELTAEVVATGKLRATTDVRQAIADSEVSLICVGTPSAPNGSLSTAFLERVAEEIGEALKNKTRRHTVVFRSTMLPGTCLDLLVPILEKSSGRTAGVDFGVAVNPEFLREGSSVKDFFDPPKTVIGELDAASGDVVAALYEGLPGEVFRVPIPVAEMTKYADNSFHGLKIGFANELGAICRALGLDSHQVIDVFLADRKLNISPAYLRPGFAFGGSCLPKDLRGLVYAAHRADVSVPILSHVLPSNDEHLQRAFELVARTGKRKVGLFGLSFKPGTDDLRESPLVELAERLLGKGYDLRIYDANVSLSRLIGANREYIEGRLPHLGQLLAGSIGEVVDHAEVCLIGCTDPEVLAALPAGGGHTIVDLVRVPDADRRRAEEGYVGLAW encoded by the coding sequence ATGAAGATCAGTGTCTTCGGGCTCGGCTACGTCGGTTGCGTGTCGGCGGCGTGCCTCGCCGGACGCGGGCACGAGGTCGTCGGGGTCGACGTGAACCCGGTGAAGATCGAACTCGTCTCCAGCGGCAAGGCGCCGGTGGTCGAAGAGCGGATCGGGGAACTGACCGCGGAGGTCGTCGCCACGGGCAAGCTGAGAGCGACGACCGACGTCAGACAGGCGATCGCGGACAGCGAAGTCTCCCTGATCTGCGTCGGTACCCCGTCGGCGCCGAACGGCAGCCTGTCGACGGCGTTCCTGGAGCGCGTCGCCGAGGAAATCGGCGAAGCCCTCAAGAACAAGACGCGAAGACACACCGTCGTCTTCCGCAGCACCATGCTCCCCGGCACCTGCCTGGATCTTCTCGTCCCCATCCTCGAAAAGTCGTCCGGCCGCACGGCGGGCGTCGACTTCGGGGTCGCGGTGAACCCCGAGTTCCTGCGCGAGGGGAGTAGCGTCAAGGACTTCTTCGACCCGCCCAAGACCGTCATCGGCGAGCTCGACGCGGCGAGCGGCGACGTCGTCGCGGCGCTGTACGAAGGCCTTCCCGGCGAGGTCTTCCGCGTCCCGATCCCGGTCGCCGAGATGACGAAGTACGCCGACAATTCCTTCCACGGCCTCAAGATCGGCTTCGCGAACGAACTCGGCGCCATCTGCCGCGCGCTGGGGCTCGACTCCCATCAGGTGATCGACGTCTTCCTCGCCGACCGCAAGCTCAACATCAGCCCCGCCTACCTTCGCCCCGGGTTCGCTTTCGGCGGCTCGTGCCTCCCCAAGGATCTACGCGGCCTGGTCTACGCCGCGCACCGCGCGGACGTCTCCGTCCCGATCCTGTCGCACGTGCTGCCCTCCAACGACGAACACCTCCAGCGCGCCTTCGAGCTGGTCGCGCGCACCGGGAAACGCAAGGTCGGACTGTTCGGCCTGTCGTTCAAACCCGGCACCGACGATCTGCGCGAGAGCCCGCTCGTCGAACTCGCCGAGCGCCTGCTCGGCAAGGGATACGACCTCCGCATCTACGACGCCAACGTCAGCCTTTCGCGGCTGATCGGCGCGAACCGCGAGTACATCGAGGGCAGGTTGCCGCATCTCGGCCAGCTGCTCGCCGGCTCCATCGGCGAGGTCGTCGACCACGCCGAAGTCTGCCTCATCGGCTGCACCGACCCGGAGGTCCTCGCGGCCCTCCCGGCGGGCGGTGGCCACACCATCGTCGATCTCGTCCGCGTACCCGACGCCGACCGTCGCCGGGCTGAAGAGGGATATGTCGGTCTTGCCTGGTAA
- a CDS encoding SdrD B-like domain-containing protein: protein MRRTSLRTLGVLTAAFTLAGLATATPASAEPGPNLKVTATVVQGRYLPGDEIPVDVTITNLGDVPATEVRGNNYTVSGPYFTVPRGAWGDLANEGPGASFAPGETRTYRVVGKSMYGSKEDPAVQFEVYTPGDVDYRDNTSIVTLEHVPTGTTDRVAGQLYGDANEDGMPSPGEGLAGAEVHLNGVGMTGELITTTDSAGRFEFAAIPVTPSAGIYFSKVPGDWVAPYIGDLRVDGSGSQAALEIKATRPLTDVLQASGSLDKASYAVGETAKATLVLTNVGDRPLADLWVGCDPMGNGQHLEIADSQWGDFSPMKQAGALAAGQRLEITVTGRVPEKASYFGNVHLTCYVEGKTAFSGPVADAEGKVPGKRADSRGRLWTDKNGNGQWDSGEQVPNVTATLSTDGGKLVSLARTDAEGWVTFPNVAVGVYRLRAVAPWRAVGDTDVHVIAPPYGFGDWHQQVVRR from the coding sequence ATGCGAAGAACATCGCTGCGCACGCTCGGCGTGCTCACCGCGGCCTTCACCCTCGCCGGGCTGGCGACGGCCACACCCGCGAGCGCCGAGCCGGGCCCGAACCTCAAGGTGACGGCGACGGTCGTCCAAGGCCGCTATCTGCCGGGAGACGAGATCCCGGTCGACGTGACCATCACCAACCTCGGCGATGTCCCCGCCACCGAGGTCAGGGGGAACAACTACACGGTCTCGGGGCCGTACTTCACAGTTCCCCGGGGAGCTTGGGGTGATCTGGCGAACGAAGGCCCCGGAGCCTCCTTCGCGCCCGGAGAAACCCGAACCTACCGCGTGGTCGGCAAGTCGATGTACGGCAGCAAAGAGGATCCCGCCGTCCAATTCGAGGTGTACACGCCCGGCGATGTCGACTACCGGGACAACACTTCCATCGTCACCCTCGAACACGTTCCGACCGGTACGACCGATCGCGTCGCCGGGCAGCTGTACGGCGACGCGAACGAGGACGGTATGCCGTCTCCCGGAGAGGGCCTGGCCGGGGCCGAGGTCCACTTGAACGGCGTGGGCATGACCGGCGAACTGATCACTACCACCGACTCCGCCGGCCGGTTCGAATTCGCCGCCATACCGGTCACCCCCAGCGCGGGTATCTACTTCTCGAAGGTCCCCGGCGACTGGGTCGCCCCGTACATCGGTGATCTCCGGGTGGACGGAAGCGGATCGCAGGCCGCACTCGAAATCAAGGCCACCCGCCCCCTGACCGACGTGCTCCAGGCAAGCGGCAGTCTCGACAAGGCGAGCTACGCCGTGGGCGAGACCGCCAAGGCGACGCTCGTTCTCACCAACGTCGGCGACCGGCCGCTCGCCGACCTGTGGGTGGGGTGCGATCCGATGGGCAACGGACAGCATCTCGAGATCGCCGATTCCCAATGGGGCGACTTCAGCCCGATGAAGCAGGCGGGCGCGCTCGCGGCGGGTCAGCGCCTGGAAATCACGGTCACGGGCAGGGTCCCGGAGAAGGCGAGCTACTTCGGCAACGTCCACCTGACGTGCTACGTCGAAGGCAAAACCGCTTTCTCTGGACCGGTCGCCGATGCTGAGGGCAAGGTGCCGGGCAAGCGGGCCGACTCCCGCGGCCGGCTCTGGACCGACAAGAACGGCAACGGCCAGTGGGACTCCGGCGAGCAGGTGCCGAACGTGACCGCCACCTTGAGCACCGATGGCGGGAAACTCGTGTCGCTCGCGAGGACCGACGCCGAAGGCTGGGTGACCTTCCCGAACGTCGCGGTCGGTGTCTACCGGTTGCGGGCAGTCGCGCCGTGGCGAGCGGTCGGCGACACCGATGTCCACGTCATCGCCCCGCCCTACGGGTTCGGCGACTGGCACCAGCAAGTGGTCCGGCGCTGA
- a CDS encoding glycoside hydrolase family 75 protein: MRKLLLFSAMVVVAGSAPAATAAASPEAAPTAQQLLAKTTSCKQVSNGKYKTDEETGRTIAVCDAGGAVFWKADMDVDCDGQPTARCNKNTDPWFQDGTAYPRSDGKALIADQTPYVVVPSISSTWNFEKAGLKGAGSCAVIYNGKVLYTVIGDTGPKDIIGEASYAAAKALGINPDPKNGGVDSGVTYICFKNSKVSPIEDHGKSTSVGQALAAKFVQG; this comes from the coding sequence ATGCGGAAGCTGCTCCTGTTCTCGGCGATGGTCGTGGTCGCCGGGTCGGCTCCCGCGGCGACGGCCGCCGCATCACCGGAGGCGGCCCCGACCGCGCAGCAGTTGCTGGCGAAGACCACCAGTTGCAAGCAGGTGTCGAACGGCAAGTACAAGACCGATGAGGAAACCGGCCGGACCATCGCGGTCTGCGACGCGGGCGGCGCCGTGTTCTGGAAGGCCGACATGGACGTCGACTGCGACGGGCAGCCGACCGCGCGGTGCAACAAGAACACGGACCCGTGGTTCCAGGACGGCACCGCGTATCCGCGCTCCGACGGTAAGGCGCTGATCGCCGACCAGACGCCCTACGTCGTCGTGCCGAGCATCAGCAGCACGTGGAACTTCGAGAAGGCCGGCCTCAAGGGCGCCGGTTCGTGCGCGGTGATCTACAACGGCAAGGTGCTCTACACCGTCATCGGTGACACCGGTCCGAAGGACATCATCGGCGAAGCGTCCTATGCGGCCGCGAAGGCGCTGGGGATCAACCCGGATCCGAAGAACGGCGGCGTCGACTCGGGCGTGACCTACATCTGCTTCAAGAACTCGAAGGTTTCGCCGATCGAGGACCACGGGAAGTCGACCTCGGTCGGACAGGCCCTGGCGGCGAAGTTCGTTCAGGGATAA
- a CDS encoding polysaccharide deacetylase family protein, which produces MVILAIGGVGKPVRALDPGENETWVTVEQFERVLDTVAGREDVSLTFDDGNSSDVEIALPRLVERDLTAEFFPLAGRIGQRGFLDADGLRELVEAGMSIGSHGWEHRDWRRLDDRNARRELETAPKLLADLSGKPVRAYAPPFGAYDRRVLSRLRRFGATRVYTTEGGAASRDGWLRPRIEVLHDVDQEWIDSVLGEREGLYRRAGRLMARVARLARF; this is translated from the coding sequence ACCCGTGCGCGCGCTGGATCCTGGCGAGAACGAAACCTGGGTGACGGTCGAACAGTTCGAGCGGGTGCTCGACACGGTGGCCGGACGCGAAGACGTCAGCCTCACCTTCGACGACGGCAACTCCTCGGACGTCGAGATCGCGCTCCCCAGACTGGTGGAGCGCGATCTCACGGCTGAGTTCTTCCCGCTGGCGGGCCGGATCGGGCAGCGGGGTTTCCTCGACGCGGACGGCCTTCGTGAGCTGGTCGAGGCGGGGATGTCGATCGGTTCGCACGGCTGGGAGCATCGAGACTGGCGGCGGCTGGACGACCGGAACGCCCGGCGTGAACTGGAAACCGCGCCGAAACTGCTCGCGGACTTGAGCGGGAAACCCGTGCGCGCGTACGCGCCGCCGTTCGGCGCCTACGACCGGCGGGTGCTCAGCAGGCTCCGGCGTTTCGGCGCGACGAGGGTCTACACGACCGAAGGCGGCGCGGCTTCGCGCGACGGCTGGCTACGGCCTCGGATCGAGGTCCTGCACGACGTCGACCAGGAGTGGATCGACAGTGTGCTCGGTGAGCGGGAGGGCCTGTACCGCCGAGCGGGACGGCTTATGGCGCGGGTCGCCAGGCTTGCCCGATTTTGA